The following coding sequences are from one Eucalyptus grandis isolate ANBG69807.140 chromosome 11, ASM1654582v1, whole genome shotgun sequence window:
- the LOC120289837 gene encoding LOW QUALITY PROTEIN: uncharacterized protein LOC120289837 (The sequence of the model RefSeq protein was modified relative to this genomic sequence to represent the inferred CDS: inserted 6 bases in 3 codons; deleted 3 bases in 3 codons): protein MRLCNLLSERYIKHLQKSQEKQCDDGQLVRSIVELGHSADFSTISQLTEHNAFKEDRWDDFSAEPINTVLEEVLQCKRMNKLEVSKSIWLSFYSLPSFLVPKQLFHDSQVLGYVSSANTHKDSQKKTGGQNKEPFRLALNSTATEVPSLLAESLRRIFQHDLFSAFSYLREKNPGHQIGGSGSQPFTLSQNFCTTFXKSMFPANTGKRVAKFSRWLHEREIDLDNEECPXTDDLQCGDTVYLFALVSSGEIFSPRLCQEGIGEAEESCLKRRADDNESYGGSKYKKLKSTSECEVVSRREKXFPGIMVSVQRATILMASSLELFKGWLANGTIWDSMTRYANEVNFSHTVLEQGSVIDPNVFEFLYGAIHIAGDQGLSMREISDVVDMPGLTTPELLIEVLHLHHLAGYVPILPWINGDGTVNRLVYRALVRASLGIVMFNPGILEVRAFLEFFSSFTKPCLSYCTSFLLQDEIIGRLDVLNPQSCRKLLELMVLDKHLIVRKMNQTLGSEPPRVMRSLLGDHFRKSKFICREHFFANPMSASLL from the exons ATGAGGCTCTGTAACTTGCTTAGTGAACGATATATCAAACACCTGCAGAAGAGTCAAGAAAAGCAATGTGATGATGGACAACTTGTGCGAAGTATAGTTGAGCTTGGTCACAGTGCTGATTTCTCTACCATATCCCAACTCACTGAGCATAATGCTTTTAAGGAAGATCGATGGGATGACTTTAGTGCTGAACCCATCAACACAGTGCTTGAGGAGGTTCTCCAGTGCAAGAGGATGAATAAGTTGGAGGTCTCTAAAAGTATTTG GCTTTCATTCTACTCATTACCGTCCTTTTTGGTGCCTAAGCAATTGTTCCAT GATTCCCAAGTTTTGGGATATGTTTCTTCTGCTAATACCCATAAGGATAGCCAGAAGAAAACAGGTGGCCAGAATAAGG AGCCGTTCCGGCTTGCTTTGAACTCAACAGCAACCGAAGTGCCAAGTCTT TTGGCAGAATCTCTTCGGCGAATATTTCAACATGATCTTTTTTCAGCCTTTAGTTATCTCAGAGAGAAAAATCCTG GTCATCAA ATTGGGGGTAGTGGAAGTCAACCGTTCACACTTTCTCAGAATTTTTGCACGACATT CAAGTCTATGTTTCCAGCCAACACTGGAAAGAGAGTTGCTAAATTTTCAAGGTGGCTTCATGAAAGGGAAATTGATCTTGATAACGAAGAGTGTCC TACAGATGATTTGCAATGCGGGGATACCGTCTACTTGTTTGCATTAGTATCTTCAGGTGAAATTTTTTCTCCCCGTCTTTGCCAGGAAGGTATTGGAGAAGCTGAAGAGTCTTGTTTGAAACGTAGAGCTGATGATAATGAATCTTACGGTGGCAGTAAATATAAGAAACTTAAGTCTACATCAGAATGTGAGGTAGTTTCGCGTAGGGAAAA ATTTCCTGGCATTATGGTATCTGTACAACGTGCTACAATATTAATGGCTAGCTCTCTGGAGCTGTTCAAAGGAT GGCTTGCTAATGGAACAATCTGGGATTCTATGACAAGATATGCAAACGAAGTTAATTTTTCCCATACTGTTCTCGAACAGGGAAGTGTCATTGATCCTAATGTCTTC GAGTTTTTGTATGGTGCAATTCATATAGCTGGTGATCAAGGACTGAGCATGAGAGAAATTTCAGATGTCGTAGATATGCCTG GGCTAACTACGCCAGAACTTCTTATTGAAGTGCTGCAC CTCCACCACCTGGCAGGTTATGTGCCCATATTGCCTTGGATTAATGGAGATGGAACTGTCAACAGACTTGTATACAGGGCACTTGTCCGCGCGTCCCTCGGTATTGTGATGTTTAATCCTGGGATATTGGAGGTACGAGCTTTCTTGgagttcttttcctcctttACCAAACCTTGCCTTAGTTACTGCACTTCTTTTTTACTTCA GGATGAGATAATTGGCCGATTGGATGTT CTAAACCCTCAG AGCTGTAGAAAATTGTTAGAGCTGATGGTTCTGGATAAACACCTCATTGTCAGGAAGATGAATCAAACTCTGGGCTCTGAGCCTCCTCGTGTCATGAGGTCTCTTCTTGGTGACCATTTCAGAAAATCGAAGTTCATCTGCCGTGAGCATTTCTTTGCTAATCCAATGAGCGCGTCACTATTATGA